One genomic region from Methanonatronarchaeum thermophilum encodes:
- a CDS encoding uroporphyrinogen decarboxylase family protein has protein sequence MSSLSPKERIFGLIKGKEVDRPAIGSFAMGFIARQVYDLSLRDCYTDWPKFLKSYIKVQEMYGFDSPPLVGHASMGAGEFGGRYRYPSEGSNLQSPAVVDHPVKSVEDVYSLELPNPREAGEIPGILDGVRYVRDNYPPGYDAVSVVVGSPFTWAGNIADVNNLMMWIIDEPEAVHELQEKVVDFLIEYLKVVLEVGGEVVMPFDGGPTESNDLVSPSQFKEFVLPHWIDFRERALELGIPGFLCHPCGNQTKNLKHYSELPGTLAINFDYRTPLQDVVDTLGKQSMIVGSIEPTRFISETEEWIYKKSLEQLEIAAHSPHGYMIGPGCELPVDTPPLNFHMMGKAVHDYAKQKY, from the coding sequence ATGAGTAGTTTGTCTCCTAAGGAACGTATTTTCGGGTTGATTAAAGGTAAAGAAGTTGATAGGCCTGCTATAGGTTCGTTTGCGATGGGTTTTATAGCTCGTCAGGTTTATGATCTCTCGCTTAGGGATTGTTATACCGATTGGCCAAAGTTTCTTAAGTCATATATTAAGGTTCAAGAGATGTATGGTTTTGACTCGCCGCCTTTAGTTGGGCATGCCTCTATGGGTGCTGGTGAGTTTGGCGGTAGGTATAGGTATCCTAGTGAAGGAAGTAATCTCCAGTCTCCAGCTGTGGTTGACCATCCTGTCAAATCTGTAGAAGATGTTTATAGTTTGGAGTTACCGAATCCACGGGAGGCTGGTGAGATCCCAGGTATTTTAGATGGAGTTCGTTATGTCCGTGACAACTATCCACCTGGTTACGATGCAGTTTCAGTAGTTGTTGGCAGTCCATTCACTTGGGCAGGAAACATAGCAGATGTCAATAACTTGATGATGTGGATAATCGACGAGCCTGAAGCTGTTCATGAACTGCAGGAAAAGGTGGTAGATTTCCTGATAGAGTATCTAAAGGTTGTGTTAGAGGTTGGTGGAGAAGTTGTAATGCCTTTTGATGGAGGTCCAACTGAATCCAACGACCTAGTAAGTCCAAGCCAGTTCAAAGAGTTTGTTTTACCACATTGGATCGATTTCAGGGAAAGAGCTCTAGAACTCGGCATACCCGGATTTCTATGCCATCCATGTGGAAACCAAACAAAAAACCTCAAGCACTACAGTGAACTACCCGGCACTCTCGCAATCAACTTCGATTACAGAACACCACTACAAGACGTTGTAGATACCCTGGGAAAACAATCAATGATCGTTGGCAGCATAGAACCAACTAGATTCATAAGTGAAACAGAAGAATGGATTTACAAAAAAAGTCTAGAGCAACTAGAGATAGCCGCACACTCACCCCATGGATACATGATCGGACCAGGATGCGAACTACCCGTAGACACACCACCCCTAAACTTCCATATGATGGGAAAAGCAGTCCACGACTACGCAAAACAAAAATATTAG
- a CDS encoding phosphatase PAP2 family protein: protein MEFVEGVVGLVPFWLGLVFLVFSYLGSSYVVFSVSLVRYFRGFGFGFWIPILLVGYGLFGSLKFLFFIDRPGVSGAVCFSDLPSFLVPVLEGAVGFSSGSFPSGHAVAVAIFTVLIVLDSGVLNRGLRLGLGVLYIVGVGFSRIVLGVHYLGDVIGGVVIGLVVGLSLYYIRENSRYAVELISLIGVLVTAPTLYFDFYQGLWLFFGFFAFYTIHSVRTLVNDSYKNTFIVNLLEG, encoded by the coding sequence TTGGAGTTTGTTGAGGGTGTTGTTGGGTTGGTTCCTTTTTGGTTAGGGTTGGTGTTTCTTGTTTTTTCTTATTTGGGTAGTTCTTATGTTGTTTTTTCTGTCAGTTTGGTTAGGTATTTTCGGGGTTTTGGTTTTGGTTTTTGGATTCCTATTTTGTTGGTTGGGTATGGTTTGTTTGGGTCTTTGAAGTTTTTGTTTTTTATTGATCGTCCTGGTGTTTCTGGGGCTGTATGTTTTAGTGATTTGCCTTCGTTTTTAGTTCCTGTTCTTGAGGGGGCTGTTGGTTTTAGTTCAGGGTCGTTTCCTAGTGGTCACGCGGTTGCTGTAGCAATTTTTACTGTTTTAATTGTTTTGGATTCGGGTGTTTTGAATCGGGGTTTGCGGTTGGGGTTGGGTGTTTTGTATATTGTTGGTGTTGGTTTTTCTAGAATTGTTCTTGGGGTTCATTATTTAGGTGACGTTATTGGGGGAGTGGTTATTGGTTTGGTTGTTGGTTTATCGCTTTATTATATTCGTGAGAACTCTCGATATGCGGTTGAATTGATTTCTTTAATTGGTGTTTTAGTGACAGCTCCAACATTGTATTTTGATTTTTATCAGGGTTTATGGCTTTTTTTTGGATTCTTTGCATTCTATACCATACACTCAGTGCGTACTTTGGTTAACGACAGCTATAAAAATACTTTTATTGTGAACCTATTAGAAGGATGA
- a CDS encoding pyridoxamine 5'-phosphate oxidase family protein, with protein sequence MAELNEKLIEFMENNPAEIATIDEDGNPHIAPKGSLITIDKETIAYAEMYPNGQTAKNIKNNGKTAISIVDYPNQKSYMIKGKTELKNKGKIYEQIVETIKQLPIDLPTPQYAGIITIKEIINHSVGPEAGKKL encoded by the coding sequence ATGGCCGAACTAAATGAAAAACTAATTGAATTTATGGAGAACAATCCTGCAGAAATCGCAACAATAGATGAAGATGGAAATCCACATATCGCTCCAAAAGGCTCTCTAATCACAATAGATAAAGAAACAATCGCCTACGCAGAGATGTACCCCAATGGACAGACAGCAAAAAACATAAAAAACAACGGAAAAACAGCCATTTCAATTGTAGACTACCCTAACCAAAAATCCTACATGATAAAAGGAAAAACCGAACTCAAAAACAAAGGAAAAATATACGAACAAATCGTAGAAACAATAAAACAACTACCAATAGACCTACCAACACCACAATACGCTGGAATAATAACAATCAAAGAAATAATAAACCACTCAGTAGGACCCGAAGCCGGAAAAAAACTCTAA
- a CDS encoding ABC transporter permease: MRPIESLKISIRTIGSHKLRSTLTSLGVIIGIAAVITFMVLGGGFSQSVTGEFDELYSDAPTLLVQTEIPIPGGFGIMYGTSPIYTEHDINQIKEIPGVDFAAPWGIIPTHQTTHGDKKMTGTIQVQATTPEMFTYEKFIDGQPFEQKTNQAVINNQLFNYFGEIKVGDTISYTTEKGTTTLNITGIIEEDFMGVPPAIYVPIDPHYTITVDTPRGTNDLAYPFIWIGATSLEELPTVKDTVTQYLTTQSDANQLKGQDEKIVVQTLDDLITQIVEIIDQITIFVVGIAAIALVVGAIGIANIMIVSVVERTREIGIMKAVGAKNRDIIQLFLIESTILGIIGATVGVILGLAVGWLGTNLMNWPMVYPLDWITIAVVTGIAVGIASGLYPAWRAAKVDPIIALRTE; this comes from the coding sequence ATGAGACCAATCGAATCACTCAAAATAAGCATCAGAACAATCGGCTCCCACAAACTACGTTCAACCCTAACATCACTAGGAGTCATAATAGGAATCGCAGCCGTAATCACATTCATGGTTCTAGGAGGAGGATTCTCCCAAAGCGTAACAGGAGAGTTCGACGAACTATACAGCGACGCACCAACACTACTAGTTCAAACAGAAATTCCAATCCCAGGAGGATTCGGAATAATGTACGGAACATCCCCAATATACACAGAACACGACATAAACCAGATAAAAGAAATACCCGGAGTCGACTTCGCAGCACCCTGGGGAATAATACCCACACACCAAACCACACACGGCGACAAAAAAATGACAGGAACCATACAAGTACAAGCCACAACACCCGAGATGTTCACATACGAAAAATTCATCGACGGCCAACCATTCGAACAAAAAACAAACCAAGCAGTAATAAACAACCAACTATTCAACTACTTCGGCGAAATCAAAGTAGGAGACACAATATCATACACAACAGAAAAAGGAACAACAACACTCAACATAACAGGAATAATAGAAGAAGACTTCATGGGAGTCCCACCAGCAATATACGTCCCAATAGACCCCCACTACACAATCACAGTTGACACCCCAAGAGGAACAAACGACCTAGCATACCCATTCATCTGGATCGGAGCAACCTCACTCGAAGAACTACCAACAGTAAAAGACACAGTAACACAATACCTAACAACCCAATCCGACGCAAACCAACTAAAAGGACAAGACGAAAAAATAGTCGTACAAACACTCGACGACCTAATAACACAAATAGTAGAAATAATAGACCAAATAACCATATTCGTCGTAGGAATAGCAGCAATAGCACTAGTAGTAGGAGCAATAGGAATCGCAAACATAATGATAGTAAGCGTAGTAGAAAGAACAAGAGAAATCGGAATAATGAAAGCAGTAGGAGCAAAAAACAGAGACATAATACAACTATTCCTAATCGAATCAACAATACTAGGAATAATCGGAGCCACAGTAGGCGTAATCCTAGGCCTAGCAGTAGGATGGCTCGGAACAAACCTCATGAACTGGCCAATGGTATACCCACTCGACTGGATAACAATAGCAGTAGTAACAGGCATAGCCGTCGGAATAGCCTCCGGACTATACCCAGCCTGGAGAGCCGCAAAAGTAGACCCAATAATCGCACTAAGAACAGAATAA
- a CDS encoding ABC transporter ATP-binding protein, translating into MTKQAVTAKDLRKTYYLGEPVHALDGVSLDLQKGSYTAVMGPSGSGKSTLLNILGCLDTIDSGKLKINNRDISKTTQKDRSKIRGKEIGFVFQTFNLMPRLTAAENITLPTQFTKNPLKPSDKKIKKLLKLVGLQERADHRPNQLSGGQRQRVAIARALVNDPTLILADEPTGNLDTTTGESIMNLFNQLHRENRTILLVTHEPDIAEHAEKTIHMIDGKIESIKTKNGEPQ; encoded by the coding sequence ATGACAAAGCAAGCAGTCACAGCCAAAGACCTACGTAAAACATACTATTTAGGTGAACCGGTGCACGCATTAGATGGAGTATCACTAGACCTACAAAAAGGATCATACACAGCAGTGATGGGGCCCAGTGGAAGTGGAAAATCCACCTTACTAAACATCCTTGGATGTCTAGACACCATAGACAGTGGAAAACTAAAAATCAACAACAGAGACATAAGCAAAACCACACAGAAAGACCGGTCAAAAATACGAGGAAAAGAAATAGGATTCGTATTTCAAACATTCAACCTAATGCCCCGACTAACCGCAGCAGAAAACATCACACTACCCACACAATTCACCAAAAACCCCCTAAAACCCAGCGATAAAAAAATAAAAAAACTACTAAAACTAGTTGGACTACAAGAAAGAGCAGACCACAGGCCAAACCAACTGTCAGGCGGACAGAGACAGAGAGTAGCAATAGCCCGAGCCCTAGTAAACGACCCAACCCTAATACTAGCCGACGAACCAACAGGAAACCTAGACACAACAACAGGCGAATCAATAATGAACCTATTCAACCAACTGCACAGAGAAAATAGAACAATTCTACTCGTAACACACGAACCAGACATCGCAGAACACGCCGAAAAAACAATACACATGATAGACGGAAAAATCGAGTCAATCAAAACAAAAAACGGTGAACCCCAATGA
- a CDS encoding phytoene desaturase family protein, with amino-acid sequence MKEKALVIGAGLGGLSAAITLATEGYEVEIYEKNSHIGGKLNQKTIEGYKFDLGPSILTMPHIFEQLFEKAGENLYDHISTTRLDPQWRCFFEDGTQIDLHDNIDKMDSNPEITTKDVKQLKEYMDYSRKLYETAEKGYFKEGLDTMKEVTDHYGKINALRKFDYLNTMQEGINKRVTNPYLQNIMGFFIKYVGSSSLHAPAVLNMLPHIQYEYGLHYIDGGMYNLAIAIQKILDKHNIPVHKNVEITKLKTTNNKITHAILDNSEEIPADLFISNMETVPTYRDLTKDKELATEYDNKYEASCSGLVIHLGVDKEYPMLQHHNFFFSKNQKEHFQKVFKEHKIPDDPTIYLVAPKRTDPNVAPEGHDNLKILPHIPHLTDKPPTPQQYQQLKQKVLNKLERMGLKDLQKHIVYEEHWTPRNIKKLYKSNRGSIYGVVSDKKKNKGFKSPKKSTKYQNLYFVGGSVNPGAGMPMVTLSGQKLHKKIN; translated from the coding sequence ATGAAAGAAAAAGCCCTTGTAATAGGCGCAGGCCTTGGAGGCTTGTCAGCTGCTATAACACTAGCAACAGAAGGATATGAAGTAGAGATATACGAAAAAAACAGCCATATAGGTGGTAAACTAAATCAAAAAACCATTGAAGGATACAAATTCGATTTAGGACCCAGCATACTAACAATGCCCCACATATTCGAACAACTATTCGAAAAAGCAGGTGAAAACCTATACGACCACATCTCGACAACAAGACTCGACCCACAATGGAGATGTTTTTTCGAAGACGGAACACAAATCGACCTACACGACAACATAGACAAAATGGATAGCAACCCCGAAATAACAACAAAAGACGTAAAACAACTCAAAGAATACATGGATTACTCCAGAAAACTATACGAAACAGCAGAAAAAGGATACTTCAAAGAAGGCCTCGACACAATGAAAGAAGTAACAGACCACTACGGAAAGATAAACGCACTAAGAAAATTCGACTACCTAAACACAATGCAAGAAGGAATCAACAAAAGAGTCACCAACCCATACCTCCAAAACATAATGGGCTTCTTCATAAAATACGTAGGCTCATCATCACTACACGCACCAGCAGTTCTAAACATGCTACCACACATACAATACGAATACGGATTACACTACATCGATGGAGGCATGTACAACCTAGCCATAGCAATACAAAAAATACTAGACAAACACAACATACCCGTACACAAAAACGTAGAGATAACCAAACTCAAAACAACAAATAACAAAATAACACACGCCATACTCGACAACTCAGAAGAAATACCCGCGGACCTATTCATATCAAACATGGAGACAGTTCCAACATACAGAGACCTAACAAAAGACAAAGAACTCGCCACAGAATACGACAACAAATACGAAGCATCATGCAGTGGATTGGTAATACACCTCGGAGTCGACAAAGAATACCCAATGCTACAACACCACAACTTCTTCTTCTCCAAAAACCAAAAAGAACACTTCCAAAAAGTATTCAAAGAACACAAAATACCAGACGACCCAACAATATACCTAGTAGCACCAAAAAGAACAGACCCAAACGTAGCACCAGAAGGCCACGACAACCTAAAAATACTACCACACATACCACACCTAACAGACAAACCACCAACACCACAACAATACCAACAACTAAAACAAAAAGTACTCAACAAACTAGAACGAATGGGCCTAAAAGACCTACAAAAACACATAGTATACGAAGAACACTGGACACCAAGAAACATAAAAAAACTATACAAATCAAACAGAGGATCAATCTACGGAGTCGTATCAGACAAAAAGAAAAACAAAGGATTCAAATCACCCAAAAAAAGCACCAAATACCAAAACCTATACTTCGTAGGCGGCAGCGTAAACCCAGGCGCAGGAATGCCAATGGTAACACTATCAGGCCAAAAACTCCATAAAAAAATAAACTAA
- a CDS encoding methyltransferase family protein has translation MIDPTLNGLLTPTPQPVIATLLTIIWLLEFVFYPSKKDKKPLQFKASYNSILTAILVSITTSILLTLTQTTTNTGRTLPLIRNTGILIFIVGLTIRYWALNTLGKNFNRTVKVKKKQKLVTTGPYKKTRHPSYLGLILIVISIPLILGQITGLIISTLLITTTLKWRMDYEEKTMEKALGNRYREWKKKRYRLIPPIY, from the coding sequence ATGATAGACCCTACATTAAATGGATTGTTAACCCCTACACCACAACCAGTCATAGCAACATTACTAACAATAATCTGGCTACTCGAATTCGTTTTTTATCCATCAAAAAAAGACAAAAAACCACTCCAGTTCAAAGCCTCATACAACTCGATATTAACAGCAATCCTAGTATCGATAACAACATCCATATTACTAACACTTACCCAAACAACAACGAATACAGGTCGAACATTACCATTGATAAGAAACACAGGGATCTTGATATTCATTGTAGGCCTCACCATCAGATATTGGGCTCTCAACACACTTGGCAAAAACTTCAACCGAACGGTGAAAGTGAAGAAAAAACAAAAACTCGTAACTACAGGACCCTACAAAAAAACCAGACATCCTTCATACCTTGGATTAATCCTAATCGTCATAAGCATTCCACTGATACTTGGACAGATAACAGGCCTTATAATCTCAACACTCTTGATAACAACAACATTAAAATGGCGTATGGACTACGAAGAAAAAACAATGGAAAAAGCGTTAGGCAATAGATACCGAGAATGGAAAAAAAAGAGATACAGACTCATCCCCCCCATATATTAA
- a CDS encoding aldehyde dehydrogenase family protein: MKVRSPITGEVVKEVEEASFEEIERAFHSARTACQSWGETSVEDRVKSIREIYKTILDDVDDITRVISIDNGKVESEALMADILPTLDLAKYYIEEAPDILSREKRGSPIYYRKTKSFVEYTPMGVVSVISPWNYPFQLSMIPVITALTAGNTVLLKPSEVTPLVGEKIKEIIDKSDIDQNLVHVLQGGKEVGEKLVEINPDKIFFTGSVEVGKTVMKNASENLTPLTLELGGKDPMIIHSDADIERASTAAVYGAFSNSGQTCVSIERVYVHKDVKDVFLEKVVEKTSELKVGHGPDADLGAITKPEQADIIMNHIEEAVEKGATILFGGEREKQYITPTILTDTNHSMKIMQEETFGPTMPVMDYNRIKKAIEYANDTKFGLNASVWTQNTKLANKICSKIETGNIYINDAVKNIGNPELPFGGVKQSGNGCYHGPEGLKTFSNTKSIMINKNKKPELNWFPYTKEKQETLKTAITTFHGDINPLKKIRNLITLIKKT; the protein is encoded by the coding sequence TTGAAGGTTCGTTCACCTATAACAGGTGAAGTGGTTAAGGAGGTTGAGGAGGCTAGTTTTGAAGAGATTGAGCGTGCGTTCCACAGTGCCAGAACTGCTTGCCAAAGTTGGGGGGAAACGTCGGTTGAAGATCGGGTTAAGTCTATTAGAGAGATTTATAAGACGATTTTAGATGATGTTGATGATATAACTAGAGTTATATCTATAGACAACGGTAAGGTTGAGAGTGAGGCTTTGATGGCCGATATACTTCCCACTCTAGACCTAGCTAAATATTATATTGAAGAGGCTCCTGATATTCTTTCTAGAGAGAAAAGAGGTTCTCCGATATATTATCGGAAAACCAAGTCGTTTGTTGAATATACACCTATGGGAGTTGTTTCAGTAATATCTCCATGGAACTATCCGTTCCAATTGTCGATGATTCCAGTGATAACTGCCTTAACGGCCGGTAATACTGTTTTATTGAAACCCTCTGAGGTAACTCCGCTTGTGGGAGAGAAAATTAAAGAGATTATCGATAAATCAGATATTGATCAAAACCTTGTCCATGTGTTACAGGGTGGTAAAGAGGTTGGTGAGAAACTAGTTGAGATCAATCCGGATAAGATTTTTTTTACCGGTAGTGTTGAAGTTGGTAAGACGGTTATGAAGAACGCTAGTGAGAACCTTACACCATTAACGCTTGAGTTGGGTGGCAAAGACCCAATGATAATTCATAGTGATGCTGATATCGAGAGAGCTTCAACAGCAGCTGTTTATGGAGCGTTTTCTAATTCCGGTCAGACTTGCGTTTCGATAGAAAGAGTGTACGTACATAAAGATGTGAAGGATGTTTTTTTAGAAAAAGTTGTTGAAAAAACAAGTGAACTAAAAGTAGGTCATGGCCCCGACGCTGATTTAGGCGCAATAACAAAACCTGAACAAGCAGACATAATCATGAATCACATAGAAGAAGCCGTGGAAAAAGGAGCCACCATATTGTTTGGAGGGGAAAGAGAAAAACAATATATAACCCCCACCATACTCACAGATACAAACCACAGCATGAAGATCATGCAGGAAGAAACATTCGGACCAACAATGCCAGTAATGGACTACAATAGAATTAAGAAAGCGATAGAATATGCAAACGACACCAAATTTGGTTTAAACGCCAGCGTGTGGACCCAGAACACCAAACTAGCTAATAAAATATGCAGCAAAATAGAAACTGGAAACATATACATAAACGACGCTGTAAAGAACATAGGTAACCCAGAACTACCTTTCGGTGGAGTTAAACAAAGCGGTAATGGATGTTATCACGGGCCAGAAGGCCTCAAAACATTCAGCAATACAAAATCGATCATGATAAACAAAAACAAAAAACCAGAACTAAATTGGTTCCCTTACACAAAAGAGAAACAAGAAACATTGAAAACCGCGATAACTACATTCCATGGAGACATAAACCCACTTAAGAAAATAAGAAACCTAATAACCCTAATCAAAAAAACATGA
- a CDS encoding phytoene desaturase family protein, with translation MSIGIIGAGPGGLSAGMLLANQGFDVDIYERMDKIGSRNSCIEEDGYRFDVGPTFFMMPFILEEIFSECDKNLHDYVEMTELDPYYQLVFADGQKLKPQKDFTDFKDSIAGLCSEDRDGFDTYMADNQKKMDKVLPVLQRDYGSHLSLLSKEVLSLISVLRPTTSLWDDLKKHFSDDRVKVAFTFQSKYLGMSPFNCPSMFTILPYIEYNWGIHHVTGGLCNLSKAMATAFEELGGKIHLETEVEQILTDKRQAKGIKLKDGTEIEHDEVIINSDFAWSMKNLLPNEKRKKYTDEKLDKKRYSCSTFMLYLGIDKKYENLEHHNIFITEDYKENFREIESQKTLPKDPSFYLANPIKTDPSMAPEGHSAIYVLVPIPNLKADIDWDKQKQPYRDLTIKLLKERAELKDIEEHIQYEKIITPKDWKQEHNVGYGATFNLAHNLKQMLSLRPRNKFEEYKSMWLVGGGTNPGSGLPTIYESGRITANLIKNKYGQR, from the coding sequence ATGAGTATTGGGATTATAGGAGCCGGTCCGGGAGGCCTCTCCGCTGGAATGTTATTAGCAAACCAAGGTTTTGATGTAGATATCTACGAAAGAATGGACAAGATCGGTTCAAGAAACTCTTGCATCGAAGAAGACGGATATAGATTCGACGTAGGACCAACCTTCTTCATGATGCCTTTCATACTAGAAGAAATCTTTTCAGAATGCGATAAAAACCTACATGACTATGTCGAGATGACAGAGCTCGACCCATACTACCAACTTGTTTTTGCAGATGGACAGAAATTAAAACCTCAAAAAGACTTCACAGACTTCAAAGATTCGATAGCTGGATTATGTTCAGAAGACCGAGATGGATTCGACACATACATGGCTGACAACCAAAAAAAGATGGATAAAGTACTACCTGTGCTTCAACGGGACTATGGAAGCCACCTATCCCTACTATCAAAAGAAGTTCTCTCACTAATTTCAGTCCTTAGACCCACCACCAGTTTGTGGGACGACCTGAAAAAACATTTCTCCGATGATAGAGTTAAAGTAGCATTCACATTTCAATCAAAATACCTAGGTATGTCACCATTTAACTGCCCATCCATGTTCACCATACTACCCTACATCGAGTACAACTGGGGTATACACCACGTAACAGGTGGATTATGCAACCTCTCAAAAGCAATGGCCACAGCTTTCGAAGAACTCGGCGGTAAAATACACTTAGAAACTGAAGTAGAACAAATTCTAACCGATAAACGTCAAGCAAAAGGAATAAAACTCAAAGACGGAACTGAAATTGAGCACGATGAAGTAATAATAAACTCAGATTTCGCATGGTCAATGAAAAACCTACTTCCCAACGAGAAAAGAAAGAAATACACAGACGAAAAACTCGACAAAAAAAGATACTCCTGTTCAACATTCATGCTCTACCTAGGGATCGACAAAAAATACGAAAACCTCGAACACCACAACATATTCATCACCGAGGACTACAAAGAAAACTTCCGGGAAATCGAAAGCCAGAAAACACTCCCCAAAGACCCATCTTTCTACCTAGCAAACCCCATTAAAACAGACCCATCAATGGCTCCAGAAGGACATTCAGCAATATACGTACTTGTACCAATCCCAAATCTAAAAGCAGATATAGACTGGGATAAACAAAAACAACCATACCGAGACCTAACGATAAAACTGCTCAAAGAAAGAGCTGAACTAAAAGATATCGAAGAACACATCCAATACGAAAAAATAATCACCCCAAAAGACTGGAAACAAGAACACAACGTAGGATACGGAGCAACATTCAATCTAGCACACAACCTCAAACAAATGTTATCACTAAGACCAAGAAACAAATTCGAAGAATACAAATCAATGTGGTTGGTTGGTGGAGGAACAAACCCAGGAAGCGGCCTACCAACAATCTACGAATCAGGAAGAATAACCGCAAACCTAATAAAAAACAAATACGGCCAAAGATAA
- a CDS encoding ribbon-helix-helix protein, CopG family, translating to MIDIKQINFRIPSEMDKQIDSVSSEFGLSRSEVIRQALTIYFNIIGDIDKLTNIRDLSKEEIQVSHENTRDVHFINLDSFNISIVIANSSSGGIGPKEHDNVSVNGDVVGSIIARTALIKMLSIHGEPTTIMLNFSNEMEETGNQIIKGVRTECKKIGIKNIVIGHSEENIKTCQTGVSITAIGVIDKEKQKTRKTQIKAGDKIYCIGNPVVGENILNTDLPQLEDIKLLQRNKSIKKIYPIGHQGIKKELTNQLKDKKHRIKWKKTNIDLNRSAGPSSAVIAITKPNIDKQKIKKRTRIQTTEIAEIT from the coding sequence GTGATAGATATCAAACAAATCAATTTCAGGATACCAAGTGAGATGGACAAACAGATAGATAGCGTATCAAGTGAGTTCGGTCTATCTAGATCTGAAGTTATAAGACAAGCACTAACCATCTACTTCAACATAATTGGTGACATCGATAAACTCACAAACATCAGAGATCTCTCAAAAGAAGAGATCCAAGTAAGCCACGAAAACACCCGAGACGTCCACTTTATAAACCTAGATTCATTCAACATAAGCATAGTGATCGCAAACTCATCATCGGGAGGAATCGGCCCTAAAGAACATGACAATGTTTCAGTTAATGGAGATGTAGTTGGCAGCATAATAGCCAGAACCGCATTAATCAAAATGCTGTCAATACACGGCGAACCAACAACAATAATGCTAAACTTCTCCAACGAAATGGAAGAAACAGGAAACCAAATAATCAAGGGCGTGAGAACCGAATGCAAAAAAATTGGAATCAAAAACATAGTCATCGGACACAGCGAAGAAAACATAAAAACATGCCAGACAGGAGTATCAATAACAGCAATCGGAGTCATAGACAAAGAAAAACAAAAAACCCGAAAAACCCAGATTAAGGCGGGAGACAAAATATACTGCATAGGAAATCCAGTTGTTGGAGAAAACATACTAAACACAGACCTACCACAACTTGAAGACATCAAACTACTACAAAGAAACAAATCGATAAAAAAAATATACCCAATAGGCCATCAAGGAATAAAAAAAGAACTCACAAACCAACTCAAAGACAAAAAACACCGAATAAAATGGAAAAAAACAAATATAGACCTAAACCGATCAGCAGGCCCATCTTCAGCAGTAATAGCAATAACAAAACCAAACATCGACAAACAAAAAATCAAGAAACGAACAAGAATCCAAACAACTGAAATAGCCGAAATAACCTAA